Below is a genomic region from Jiangella gansuensis DSM 44835.
ATCACCGTCCGCATGGTCCTGCCGTTAGGCTGGGCAGCGGATCCTGCCGAGCTGGTCCTGAGCGCCGACAGCGGCGAAGAGGTCACGGGAAGGGTTCGCATCAGGGCGGCCGGCGCGGCGCGGCGCCGGGCTCGGGTAGCGGCCGATGTCACGATCGGGCACCTGCGTCTCGGGCAGCACATGGAGGCGTTGGCCGACGTCGTCGAGCACTGACGGGGGTTGAGGTGGCGCTGGACGGTAGCGCGGGGGCGGCGTCCCCGGACGGGATGACGCGCCGGGCGACCATCAAGGACGTCGCCACGGCGGCCGGCGTCTCGCGGTCCACCGCGTCGCGCGCGCTCACCGGCCGGGGCTACGTCGCCACCGACGTCAAGGAACGCGTGCTGGCCGCGGCGAGGGACCTGCGCTACGTGCCCGACGCCACGGCTCGGTACCTCAAGCAGCAGGTGAGCCTCTCCATCGGCGTGCTGGTGTCCGACCTGCGCAACTCCTTTTACGCGCGGCTCGCCGCCGGAGCCGGTCAGGCCGCCCGGGCCCAGGGCTACAGCCTGGTGCTGGCCGAGGACGGCGGTTCGGCCGATGCCCAGGTCGAGGCCGCCGAGACGTTCGTGGCCACCCGGGTAGCCGGCGTGGTGGTCACCCCGGTGTCCGAGGACGTCACCACGTACCTGTCCCGCCACCGCATCCCCGTCGTCGAGGTCGACCGGCAGTTCGCCGCGGGGGTCTGCGACGCCGTCGTCGTCGACAACCAGAGCTCGTCCCAGCGGGTCATCGAGCATCTCCTCGGGCTGGGCCATCGACGCATCGCGCTGTTCATCGACGAGACGACCTGGACGACCGGCCGGGAACGGCACGCCGGTTACCAGGCCGCACTGGCGACGGCAGGTATCGCGCTCGATCCCGACCTCGTGGTCTCCTCCGGGTGGGACGTCGACGCCGCCCGGGCCGCGGCTACGGCACTGCTGGGTGACGAGAACCGGCCGACGGCCGTCTTCGCGGCCAACAACGTTCTCGCCGAAGGAGTCTGGCGGGCCGCCAACGACCTCGGGCTGGTCATCCCCGACGACGTCAGCCTGGTCTCGTTCGACGACGCGCCCTGGATGAGCCTGGTCACGCCCGGCCTCACCGCGGTGGCCCAGGACGAGGCCGCACTGGGCGAGACCGCGGTGC
It encodes:
- a CDS encoding LacI family DNA-binding transcriptional regulator, which produces MALDGSAGAASPDGMTRRATIKDVATAAGVSRSTASRALTGRGYVATDVKERVLAAARDLRYVPDATARYLKQQVSLSIGVLVSDLRNSFYARLAAGAGQAARAQGYSLVLAEDGGSADAQVEAAETFVATRVAGVVVTPVSEDVTTYLSRHRIPVVEVDRQFAAGVCDAVVVDNQSSSQRVIEHLLGLGHRRIALFIDETTWTTGRERHAGYQAALATAGIALDPDLVVSSGWDVDAARAAATALLGDENRPTAVFAANNVLAEGVWRAANDLGLVIPDDVSLVSFDDAPWMSLVTPGLTAVAQDEAALGETAVRRLLERIAEPAAAPVTVMMSTKIVHRDSTRAIPGRA